A window from Pseudomonas campi encodes these proteins:
- the phaC gene encoding class II poly(R)-hydroxyalkanoic acid synthase, translating into MREKTAPGSLPVPANFMNAQSAMVGLRGRDLFSTLRTLAFQGLRQPVHSARHAFAFGKQLGRVMLGDTLHKPNPQDARFSDPTWQLNPFYSRSLQAYLTWQKQLKAWIDESDLSPDDRTRAHFLFSLLNDAIAPSNSLLNPQAIKELFNTGGSSVLRGARHMLDDLLHNSGLPSQVSKQAFEVGRNLATTTGAVVFRSEMLELIHYKPMSEKQFATPLLVVPPQINKYYIFDLSPEKSFIQYCLKNDLQTFAISWRNPDARHREWGLSSYVQALEEASEVCRAITGSKEVNLIGACAGGLTIAALQGHLQAKKQLRKIGCATYLVSLLDSQVDSPAMLFADEQTLESAKRRSYQSGVLDGRDMARVFAWMRPNDLIWNYWVNNYLLGKEPPAFDILFWNNDNTRLPAALHGDLLELFKHNPLTRSGAMEICGSPIDMSKVNLDSFSVAGINDHITPWESVYRSALLLGGNRRFVLSNSGHIQSILNPPGNPKATFMENGKLSSDHRAWYYDAKKLEGSWWPAWLEWIQQRSGERHETQVAIGNSKYPAMEAAPGTYVHIR; encoded by the coding sequence ATGCGTGAAAAGACTGCACCGGGATCCCTGCCGGTACCCGCAAACTTCATGAACGCGCAGAGTGCCATGGTTGGCCTGCGCGGCCGTGATCTGTTCTCCACCCTGCGCACCCTGGCTTTCCAGGGCTTGCGCCAACCCGTGCACAGCGCCCGCCACGCCTTTGCGTTCGGCAAGCAACTCGGCCGCGTGATGCTGGGCGACACGCTGCACAAACCCAACCCGCAGGATGCTCGCTTCAGCGATCCGACCTGGCAGCTCAACCCGTTCTACAGCCGCAGCCTGCAGGCCTATCTGACCTGGCAGAAGCAGCTCAAGGCGTGGATCGACGAAAGCGACCTGTCGCCGGATGATCGGACCCGCGCGCACTTCCTGTTCTCGCTGCTCAATGACGCCATCGCCCCCTCCAATAGCCTGCTCAATCCGCAGGCGATCAAGGAGCTGTTCAATACCGGCGGCAGCAGCGTGCTGCGCGGTGCGCGGCATATGCTCGACGACCTGCTGCACAACAGCGGGCTACCCAGCCAAGTCAGCAAGCAGGCCTTCGAGGTCGGGCGCAACCTGGCCACCACAACCGGCGCCGTGGTGTTCCGCAGTGAAATGCTGGAGCTGATCCACTACAAGCCGATGAGTGAAAAGCAGTTCGCCACACCGCTGCTGGTCGTCCCGCCGCAGATCAACAAGTACTACATTTTCGATCTCAGTCCGGAAAAGAGCTTTATTCAGTACTGCCTGAAGAATGACCTGCAAACCTTCGCCATCAGCTGGCGCAACCCGGACGCGCGCCATCGCGAGTGGGGTCTGTCGAGCTACGTGCAGGCCCTCGAAGAAGCCAGCGAAGTCTGCCGCGCGATTACCGGCAGCAAAGAAGTCAACCTGATCGGCGCCTGTGCCGGCGGCCTCACCATCGCGGCCCTGCAAGGCCACCTGCAGGCCAAGAAGCAGCTGCGCAAGATCGGCTGCGCCACTTACCTAGTCAGCCTGCTGGACAGCCAGGTCGACAGCCCAGCGATGCTGTTTGCCGACGAACAGACCCTGGAGTCGGCCAAGCGCCGCTCCTACCAGAGCGGCGTGCTGGATGGTCGCGACATGGCCCGGGTGTTTGCCTGGATGCGCCCCAACGACCTGATCTGGAACTACTGGGTCAATAACTACCTGCTCGGCAAAGAGCCGCCGGCGTTCGACATCCTGTTCTGGAACAACGACAACACCCGCCTACCGGCGGCCCTGCATGGCGACCTGCTCGAGCTGTTCAAGCACAACCCGCTGACCCGCAGCGGCGCCATGGAAATCTGCGGCAGCCCCATCGACATGAGCAAGGTCAACCTGGACAGCTTCAGTGTGGCCGGCATCAACGACCACATCACGCCTTGGGAGTCGGTGTATCGCTCGGCCTTGCTGCTGGGCGGCAACCGTCGCTTCGTACTGTCCAACAGCGGGCATATCCAGAGCATCCTCAACCCGCCGGGCAACCCCAAAGCCACCTTCATGGAAAACGGCAAGCTCAGCTCCGACCACCGCGCCTGGTACTACGACGCGAAGAAGCTTGAAGGCAGCTGGTGGCCCGCGTGGCTGGAGTGGATTCAACAGCGCTCGGGGGAGCGGCACGAGACGCAGGTCGCCATCGGCAACAGCAAATACCCCGCCATGGAAGCCGCGCCCGGCACCTATGTGCATATACGCTGA
- a CDS encoding TetR/AcrR family transcriptional regulator yields MKTRDRILECALILFNQEGEPNVSTLEIANEMGISPGNLYYHFHGKEPVILELFERFQNDMAPLLDPPLDVELGAEDYWLFLHLIVERLAQYRFLFQDLSNLAGRLPKLARGIRHWLNQLKRTLATLLARLKAEGQLLSETQSLGQLVEQITLTLLFSLDYQRIVGADGEVRLVVYQIMMLVAPHLTPGSRHAAEHIAQRYLQA; encoded by the coding sequence ATGAAGACTCGCGACCGCATCCTCGAATGCGCCCTGATCCTGTTCAACCAGGAGGGCGAGCCCAACGTCTCCACCCTCGAAATCGCCAATGAAATGGGCATCAGCCCAGGCAATCTGTATTACCACTTCCATGGCAAGGAGCCGGTGATTCTGGAGCTGTTCGAGCGCTTCCAGAACGATATGGCGCCGCTGCTGGATCCGCCGCTGGATGTCGAACTGGGTGCCGAGGACTACTGGCTGTTCCTGCACCTGATCGTGGAGCGCCTGGCGCAGTACCGCTTCCTCTTCCAGGACCTGTCCAACCTGGCCGGACGCCTGCCCAAGTTGGCCCGTGGCATTCGCCACTGGCTCAACCAGCTCAAGCGCACCCTGGCCACCCTGCTGGCCCGCCTCAAGGCCGAGGGCCAACTGCTCAGCGAAACCCAGTCACTCGGCCAACTGGTCGAACAGATCACCCTGACCCTGCTGTTCTCCCTCGACTACCAGCGCATCGTCGGTGCCGATGGTGAAGTGCGCCTGGTGGTCTACCAGATCATGATGCTGGTCGCCCCACACCTCACCCCAGGTTCACGCCACGCCGCCGAACACATTGCCCAGCGCTACCTGCAGGCCTGA
- a CDS encoding phasin family protein, protein MATKAVVKKKAEVESKATVLTDVKAYAHKVWLAGLGAYVKAGQEGADYFKELVKAGEGVEKQGKKLVNEQVEAANSQITTQLESVKTSVFGVKEKVEVQLDKVEKAFDNRVASALNRMGIPSKQDVEALSAKLDELNALLERVARTQ, encoded by the coding sequence ATGGCCACTAAAGCCGTCGTTAAGAAGAAAGCCGAAGTCGAAAGCAAAGCTACCGTCCTGACCGATGTGAAGGCCTACGCCCACAAGGTCTGGCTGGCCGGTCTGGGTGCCTATGTCAAGGCAGGCCAGGAAGGCGCTGACTACTTCAAAGAGCTGGTCAAGGCCGGCGAAGGCGTTGAGAAGCAAGGCAAGAAGCTGGTGAACGAGCAGGTCGAAGCTGCCAACAGCCAGATCACTACCCAGCTGGAAAGCGTCAAGACCAGCGTTTTCGGTGTTAAAGAGAAAGTTGAAGTGCAGCTCGATAAGGTCGAAAAAGCTTTCGACAATCGTGTTGCCAGCGCGCTGAACCGTATGGGCATTCCCTCCAAGCAAGACGTTGAGGCACTCTCTGCTAAGCTGGACGAGTTGAATGCATTGCTTGAACGTGTCGCGCGTACCCAATAA
- a CDS encoding polyhydroxyalkanoic acid system family protein: MARITVERSHSLGREAAREKAEMLAERLAREYDVKYRWAGDTLEFKRSGADGTIEVSADQVRVKLNLGLLLSALGGTIKREIEDTLDKHLQA, translated from the coding sequence ATGGCCCGTATTACCGTCGAACGTTCCCATTCCCTTGGCCGCGAAGCCGCTCGCGAGAAAGCCGAGATGCTCGCCGAGCGCCTGGCACGCGAATACGACGTGAAATACCGCTGGGCCGGCGACACCCTGGAGTTCAAGCGCAGCGGCGCCGACGGCACCATCGAAGTGAGTGCCGATCAGGTGCGCGTCAAACTCAACCTTGGCCTGCTGCTGTCGGCTCTGGGCGGCACCATCAAGCGCGAAATCGAAGACACCCTGGACAAGCATCTGCAGGCTTGA
- the ubiE gene encoding bifunctional demethylmenaquinone methyltransferase/2-methoxy-6-polyprenyl-1,4-benzoquinol methylase UbiE: MNDPRKAHDSEPTTHFGFQDVPESQKAEKVAEVFHSVAAKYDLMNDVLSGGMHRLWKRFTIELSGVRVGNRVLDIAGGTGDLARKFSSLVGPTGEVVLADINESMLKVGRDRLLDKGVAGNVVFVQADAEKLPFPDNHFDVVTIAFGLRNVTHKEDALRSMLRVLKPGGRLLVLEFSKPASPLLAKAYDAYSFAFMPLAGKLITNDSESYRYLAESIRMHPDQDTLKAMMVEAGFERVTYHNMTGGIVALHRGIKP, from the coding sequence ATGAACGACCCGCGCAAGGCCCACGACAGCGAACCGACCACCCACTTCGGCTTTCAGGACGTTCCGGAAAGCCAGAAGGCTGAGAAGGTCGCCGAGGTGTTCCACTCGGTAGCGGCCAAATACGACCTGATGAACGACGTGCTGTCCGGCGGCATGCACCGCCTGTGGAAGCGCTTCACCATCGAACTATCCGGCGTACGCGTGGGCAATCGCGTGCTGGATATCGCCGGCGGCACTGGCGACCTGGCGCGCAAATTTTCCAGCCTGGTCGGCCCGACCGGCGAAGTGGTGCTGGCCGACATCAACGAGTCGATGCTGAAAGTCGGCCGTGATCGCCTGCTCGACAAGGGCGTGGCCGGCAACGTGGTGTTCGTCCAGGCTGACGCAGAGAAACTGCCGTTCCCGGACAACCACTTCGACGTGGTCACCATCGCCTTCGGCCTGCGCAACGTCACCCACAAGGAAGACGCCCTGCGCTCGATGCTGCGTGTGCTCAAGCCGGGCGGTCGCCTGCTGGTGCTGGAGTTCTCCAAGCCCGCCAGCCCACTGCTGGCCAAGGCCTACGACGCCTACTCGTTCGCCTTCATGCCGCTGGCCGGCAAGCTGATCACCAACGACTCGGAAAGCTACCGCTACCTGGCCGAATCGATCCGCATGCACCCGGACCAGGACACCCTCAAGGCGATGATGGTCGAGGCCGGTTTCGAGCGCGTCACCTACCACAACATGACCGGCGGCATCGTCGCCCTGCACCGCGGCATCAAGCCCTGA
- a CDS encoding ubiquinone biosynthesis accessory factor UbiJ yields MLLSGLLAGVEHGLNRVLAMDSTALPRLARLDGKVIAIDCQSPALQLFLLPSGEGLQLASQWSGADCTLRAPAASLLRLALAKDKTSVLHRPEVELDGDSAALLELTQILQDLELDWEYELSRWLGPVGSQLLSGHLRSRANWAGNSLDSLRHNLADYLSEESRHLVGQREADARFAELDHLKLALDRLDARIEHLARKVKPSE; encoded by the coding sequence ATGTTGCTGAGTGGGCTACTGGCCGGCGTCGAACACGGCCTCAACCGCGTGCTGGCGATGGACAGCACCGCGCTGCCGCGCCTGGCCCGGCTGGACGGCAAGGTCATCGCCATCGACTGCCAGAGCCCGGCACTGCAACTGTTCCTCCTGCCCAGCGGCGAGGGCCTGCAGCTGGCCAGCCAGTGGAGTGGCGCCGACTGCACCCTGCGCGCGCCGGCGGCCAGCCTGCTGCGCCTGGCCCTGGCCAAGGACAAGACCAGCGTCCTGCACCGCCCGGAAGTCGAACTGGACGGCGATAGCGCCGCCCTGCTGGAGCTGACCCAGATCCTCCAGGACCTCGAGCTGGACTGGGAATACGAGCTGTCGCGCTGGCTCGGTCCGGTCGGCAGCCAGTTGCTCAGTGGCCACCTGCGTAGCCGGGCGAACTGGGCCGGCAACAGCCTGGACAGCCTGCGCCACAACCTCGCCGACTACCTCAGCGAAGAATCGCGCCACCTGGTCGGCCAGCGCGAGGCCGACGCGCGCTTCGCCGAACTCGACCACCTCAAGCTCGCCCTCGACCGCCTCGACGCGCGTATCGAGCACCTCGCCCGCAAGGTAAAACCCTCCGAATGA
- the ubiB gene encoding ubiquinone biosynthesis regulatory protein kinase UbiB: MKLLAARRLLRILRVVIRYRLDDQLLHLPLPTWMRMLRFALPWRWLPRRPSQLSRGEALRLALEDLGPIFIKFGQLLSTRRDLLPPDMADELAKLQDQVPPFPAAESVARIEEQLGASVTEVFARFEVEPLASASVAQVHAAQLKSGEEVVVKVIRPGLKPIIRSDLAWLYLAARLAEKASADARRLRPVEVVSDYEKTIYDELDLLREAANASQLRRNFEGSDLLYVPQVYWDWCRPKVLVMERIYGVPVTDMATLADQRTNMKLLAERGVEIFFTQVFRDSFFHADMHPGNIFVSTRTPWSPQYIAIDCGIVGSLTPEDQDYLARNLIAFFKRDYRRVAQLHIDSGWVPAETKVNDFEAAIRTVCEPIFEKPLKDISFGQLLLRLFQTARRFNMEVQPQLVLLQKTLLNIEGLGRQLYPDLDLWSTAQPFLERWMRERISPLHLLRNLQQQAEQVPHLSQMARDTLERLNQQPAAAPVAAAPTHAWPLRLIGAALIAGGVSQGLSLAVASWAAWLSLSAGLLLILRR, encoded by the coding sequence ATGAAGCTGCTTGCCGCCCGCCGCCTGCTGCGCATCCTGCGCGTGGTGATTCGCTACCGCCTCGACGACCAGCTGCTGCACCTGCCGTTGCCCACCTGGATGCGCATGCTGCGCTTCGCCCTGCCCTGGCGCTGGCTGCCGCGCCGCCCGTCCCAGCTGAGCCGTGGCGAAGCCCTGCGCCTGGCCCTGGAAGACCTCGGGCCGATCTTCATCAAGTTCGGGCAACTGCTCTCCACCCGTCGCGACCTGCTGCCGCCGGACATGGCCGACGAACTGGCCAAGCTGCAGGACCAGGTGCCGCCCTTCCCCGCCGCCGAGTCGGTGGCACGCATCGAAGAGCAGCTCGGTGCCAGCGTCACTGAAGTGTTCGCCCGCTTCGAGGTCGAACCGCTGGCCTCGGCCTCGGTGGCCCAGGTGCATGCCGCACAGCTGAAGAGCGGCGAGGAAGTGGTGGTCAAGGTGATCCGCCCGGGGCTCAAGCCGATCATCCGCTCGGACCTGGCCTGGCTGTACCTCGCCGCGCGCCTGGCCGAGAAAGCTTCGGCCGATGCCCGTCGCCTGCGCCCGGTGGAAGTGGTCAGCGACTACGAGAAGACCATCTACGACGAACTCGACCTGCTGCGCGAGGCGGCCAACGCCAGCCAGCTGCGGCGCAACTTCGAGGGTTCCGACCTGCTCTACGTACCGCAGGTGTACTGGGACTGGTGCCGGCCGAAAGTGCTGGTGATGGAACGCATCTACGGCGTGCCGGTGACCGACATGGCCACCCTGGCCGACCAGCGCACCAACATGAAACTGCTGGCCGAGCGCGGCGTGGAAATTTTCTTCACCCAGGTGTTCCGCGACAGCTTCTTCCATGCCGACATGCACCCCGGCAACATCTTCGTCAGCACCCGCACGCCGTGGAGCCCGCAGTACATTGCGATCGACTGCGGCATCGTCGGCAGCCTCACCCCCGAGGACCAGGACTATCTGGCGCGCAACCTGATCGCCTTCTTCAAGCGCGACTACCGCCGCGTGGCGCAGCTGCACATCGACTCCGGCTGGGTGCCGGCGGAAACCAAGGTCAACGATTTCGAGGCGGCGATCCGCACCGTCTGCGAGCCGATCTTCGAGAAGCCGCTGAAGGACATCTCCTTCGGTCAGCTGCTGCTGCGCCTGTTCCAGACCGCACGCCGCTTCAACATGGAAGTTCAGCCGCAGCTGGTGCTGCTGCAGAAGACCCTGCTCAACATCGAAGGCCTGGGCCGCCAGCTGTACCCGGACCTGGACCTGTGGAGCACCGCGCAGCCGTTCCTCGAACGCTGGATGCGTGAGCGCATCAGCCCGCTGCACCTGCTGCGCAACCTGCAGCAGCAGGCCGAGCAGGTGCCGCACCTGTCGCAAATGGCCCGCGACACCCTGGAGCGCCTCAACCAGCAGCCTGCCGCCGCCCCTGTGGCGGCCGCACCAACGCACGCCTGGCCACTGCGCCTGATCGGCGCAGCGCTGATCGCCGGCGGCGTCAGCCAGGGCCTGAGCCTGGCCGTTGCCAGCTGGGCCGCCTGGCTCAGCCTGAGCGCCGGTCTGCTGCTGATCCTGCGTCGATAG
- the hisI gene encoding phosphoribosyl-AMP cyclohydrolase: MTDWLDEITWNEDGLVPAIAQDHKTGRVLMMAWMNREALALTAAEQRAIYWSRSRGKLWRKGEESGHVQKLHELRLDCDADVIILLVEQLGGIACHTGRESCFYRVWQEGAWHTVDPVLKDPHAIYHTEHKHE, encoded by the coding sequence ATGACTGACTGGCTCGACGAAATCACCTGGAACGAAGACGGCCTGGTGCCGGCCATCGCCCAGGATCACAAGACCGGGCGCGTGCTGATGATGGCCTGGATGAACCGCGAGGCCCTGGCCCTCACCGCCGCGGAGCAGCGTGCCATCTACTGGTCACGTTCGCGTGGCAAGCTGTGGCGCAAGGGCGAGGAATCCGGCCATGTGCAGAAGCTCCACGAACTGCGCCTGGACTGCGATGCCGACGTGATCATCCTGCTGGTCGAACAGCTCGGCGGCATCGCCTGCCATACCGGGCGCGAAAGTTGCTTCTATCGGGTGTGGCAAGAGGGCGCGTGGCACACCGTCGATCCGGTACTGAAAGACCCGCACGCCATCTACCATACGGAACACAAGCATGAGTGA
- a CDS encoding phosphoribosyl-ATP diphosphatase yields the protein MSDTLTRLAEVLEARKGAAPDSSYVASLYHKGLNKILEKVGEESIETILAAKDAAINGDCSDLIYETADLWFHSLIMLAALGQHPQAVLDELDRRFGLSGHVEKAARPTSD from the coding sequence ATGAGTGACACCCTCACCCGCCTGGCCGAGGTGCTGGAGGCGCGCAAAGGCGCGGCGCCGGACAGCTCCTACGTTGCCAGCCTGTATCACAAGGGCCTCAACAAGATTCTGGAGAAGGTCGGCGAAGAGTCGATCGAAACCATTCTTGCGGCCAAGGACGCAGCCATCAACGGCGATTGCAGCGACCTGATCTACGAAACTGCGGACCTCTGGTTCCACAGCCTGATCATGCTCGCCGCCCTCGGCCAGCACCCGCAGGCCGTGCTGGACGAGCTGGACCGGCGTTTCGGCCTGTCCGGGCACGTCGAAAAAGCGGCGCGTCCCACATCCGACTGA
- a CDS encoding twin-arginine translocase TatA/TatE family subunit encodes MGIFDWKHWVVILIVVVLVFGTKRLKNLGSDLGETIKGFRKAMNTEEGDKPAEPQQQAAPAAGEQLHKPQTIDAQAQRVEEPARKD; translated from the coding sequence ATGGGCATTTTCGACTGGAAACACTGGGTCGTCATTCTGATCGTGGTGGTACTGGTGTTTGGCACCAAGCGCCTGAAAAACCTCGGCTCCGACCTGGGCGAGACCATCAAGGGCTTCCGCAAGGCGATGAACACCGAAGAAGGCGACAAGCCCGCCGAGCCGCAGCAACAAGCCGCCCCCGCGGCCGGCGAGCAGCTGCACAAGCCGCAGACCATCGACGCCCAGGCCCAGCGGGTCGAAGAGCCTGCGCGCAAGGACTGA
- the tatB gene encoding Sec-independent protein translocase protein TatB: MFDIGFSELLLVGLVALIVFGPERLPGAARTAGLWVGRLKRSFSAIKAEVEREIGADEIRRQLHNEQILQMERELKQSILPPAIAPADAAPAEPPATAGTEPAPSPVSSAPVQPSEPSRLP, encoded by the coding sequence ATGTTCGATATCGGCTTTTCCGAACTGCTGCTGGTCGGCCTGGTCGCGCTGATCGTCTTCGGTCCCGAGCGCTTGCCCGGTGCCGCGCGCACGGCCGGCCTGTGGGTCGGCCGGCTGAAGCGTAGCTTCAGCGCGATCAAGGCCGAAGTGGAGCGCGAGATCGGCGCCGACGAGATCCGCCGCCAGCTGCATAACGAACAGATCCTGCAGATGGAGCGCGAGCTCAAGCAGTCGATTCTGCCGCCGGCCATTGCTCCGGCTGACGCTGCGCCCGCCGAGCCGCCCGCAACCGCCGGTACAGAGCCCGCGCCGAGTCCCGTCAGCAGCGCCCCCGTCCAGCCTTCGGAGCCTTCGCGCCTGCCATGA
- the tatC gene encoding twin-arginine translocase subunit TatC, which yields MSESKAEPDAEMPLVAHLTELRSRLLRCVIAIFIVFAGLFYFAQDIYTIVSAPLRAYLPEGATMIATGVASPFLTPFKLTAWCALFLAIPIILHQVWGFIAPGLYKHEKRIAMPLLVSSILLFYGGMAFAYFLVFPLIFHFFASVTPEGVAMMTDINEYLDFVLTLFFAFGVAFEIPVATFLVIWVGVVDIATLKKSRPYVIVGCFVVGMILTPPDIFSQTLLAVPMWMLFEVGLLFGGLVRKRSEHEPDDDAGDQPPATLP from the coding sequence ATGAGTGAATCCAAAGCCGAACCGGATGCCGAGATGCCCCTGGTGGCGCACCTGACCGAGCTGCGCTCGCGCCTGCTGCGCTGCGTGATTGCGATCTTCATCGTCTTCGCCGGGCTGTTCTACTTCGCCCAGGACATCTACACCATCGTCTCGGCGCCGCTGCGCGCCTACCTGCCGGAAGGCGCGACGATGATCGCCACCGGCGTCGCCTCGCCGTTCCTCACGCCGTTCAAGCTGACCGCCTGGTGCGCGTTGTTCCTCGCCATCCCGATCATCCTGCATCAGGTTTGGGGCTTTATCGCGCCGGGGCTGTACAAGCACGAGAAGCGCATCGCCATGCCCTTGCTGGTCTCCAGCATCCTGCTGTTCTACGGCGGCATGGCCTTCGCCTACTTTCTGGTCTTCCCGCTGATCTTCCACTTCTTCGCCAGCGTAACCCCGGAAGGGGTGGCGATGATGACCGACATCAACGAGTACCTGGACTTCGTCCTCACCCTGTTCTTCGCCTTCGGTGTCGCGTTCGAGATACCGGTGGCGACCTTTCTGGTGATCTGGGTCGGCGTGGTCGACATCGCCACCCTGAAGAAGAGCCGTCCCTACGTGATCGTCGGCTGCTTCGTGGTCGGCATGATCCTCACCCCGCCGGACATCTTCTCGCAGACCCTGCTGGCCGTGCCGATGTGGATGCTGTTCGAGGTAGGCCTGCTGTTTGGCGGCCTGGTGCGCAAGCGCAGCGAGCATGAACCGGACGACGACGCCGGCGACCAGCCGCCCGCCACGCTGCCGTGA
- a CDS encoding 16S rRNA (uracil(1498)-N(3))-methyltransferase, whose amino-acid sequence MNLLLLEDADFVAADRVVLAGRRLKHLQEVHRAAVGDSLRVGRLGGLMGSGTLLQLSEQHAELQVSLDQPPPAKLPLTLLLALPRPKMLKRVLQTVSAMGVPRLILLNSYRVEKSFWQTPFLEEEALREQLILGLEQARDTVLPEVIIEKRFKPFVEDQLPGITAGSLGLVGHPGDFPACPRAVEQAVTLAIGPEGGWISYEVDKLREAGLTPVQLGERILRVETAVPALLARLF is encoded by the coding sequence GTGAACCTGCTGCTCCTGGAAGACGCCGACTTCGTTGCGGCGGATCGCGTCGTCCTCGCCGGGCGGCGCCTCAAGCACCTGCAGGAAGTTCACCGCGCTGCCGTCGGCGACAGCCTGCGGGTCGGCCGCCTCGGTGGCCTGATGGGCAGCGGCACCCTGCTGCAACTGAGTGAGCAACACGCCGAGCTGCAGGTCAGCCTGGACCAGCCGCCGCCGGCCAAACTGCCGCTGACCCTGCTGCTGGCCCTGCCGCGGCCGAAGATGCTCAAGCGCGTGCTGCAGACGGTGAGCGCCATGGGCGTGCCGCGACTGATCCTGCTCAACAGCTACCGGGTGGAAAAGAGCTTCTGGCAGACGCCCTTCCTAGAAGAGGAAGCGCTGCGCGAGCAACTGATCCTCGGTCTGGAGCAGGCACGCGACACCGTGCTGCCCGAAGTGATCATCGAGAAACGCTTCAAGCCCTTCGTCGAAGACCAGCTGCCAGGCATCACCGCCGGCAGCCTCGGCCTGGTCGGCCATCCCGGCGACTTTCCCGCCTGCCCACGGGCCGTCGAGCAGGCGGTGACCCTGGCCATCGGCCCGGAAGGCGGCTGGATTTCCTACGAGGTCGACAAGCTGCGCGAGGCGGGCCTTACGCCAGTGCAACTGGGCGAAC